The proteins below come from a single Carnobacterium divergens DSM 20623 genomic window:
- a CDS encoding DUF916 and DUF3324 domain-containing protein: protein MKKRLLIFFACFLGSLFPILNVQADETSDPNKLANFTTEAALPENQFNKNVTYYDLMVEPGSKQDLTVIIKNTSNEKMTISPSINRAHTNLVGVVTYSTKSKEKAPNLKYNIEDIVTLDQTTIEIEPNESYSLPIHINTPNEKFDGVLAGGLYLFKEDKTKNKGNVKNYFAREIAILLRSDPSSTELSGNLKVIKASAGQENYRNVTQVLFENNQPAFLSNFSIDARVSKKGTSETLYEVSTNGLSMAPNSSFNFQVPLNGASYEAGTYTVKGTYSHNDQKEKFEKEFTVSKEEEKKYNEKDVTIDRSSIFDSKLVIALFVLLSALMLVILLILFIYLKNKKKRKKAAQRRRIAQQRKKRKKKKPSDIE, encoded by the coding sequence ATGAAAAAAAGGTTACTTATTTTTTTTGCTTGTTTTCTAGGATCGCTTTTCCCTATCTTGAATGTACAAGCGGATGAAACTAGCGACCCAAATAAATTAGCAAATTTCACAACAGAGGCTGCATTACCAGAAAATCAGTTTAATAAAAATGTTACGTATTATGATTTAATGGTTGAACCAGGTTCTAAACAAGACTTAACTGTCATTATTAAAAATACATCTAATGAGAAAATGACAATCAGCCCTTCTATTAATCGTGCACATACTAACCTTGTTGGCGTTGTTACTTACTCAACTAAGAGCAAAGAGAAGGCTCCAAACCTAAAATACAATATTGAAGACATCGTAACACTCGATCAAACTACAATTGAAATTGAACCGAATGAAAGCTACAGCCTTCCTATCCATATCAACACACCAAATGAAAAATTTGATGGCGTATTGGCAGGAGGTTTATATTTATTTAAAGAAGATAAAACCAAAAATAAAGGCAATGTTAAAAATTACTTTGCTAGAGAAATTGCGATCTTACTGAGATCTGACCCTAGTAGCACTGAGCTATCAGGTAATTTAAAGGTAATTAAAGCTAGTGCTGGACAAGAAAATTATCGGAATGTAACTCAAGTTCTATTCGAAAATAATCAGCCAGCTTTTTTAAGCAACTTTTCAATTGATGCAAGAGTTTCTAAAAAAGGAACTTCTGAAACTTTATATGAAGTCAGCACTAACGGTTTATCGATGGCACCTAATAGTTCCTTTAATTTTCAAGTCCCATTAAATGGTGCTTCTTATGAAGCTGGAACGTATACCGTTAAAGGAACCTACAGCCACAATGATCAAAAAGAAAAATTTGAAAAAGAATTTACTGTTTCTAAAGAGGAAGAAAAAAAATACAACGAAAAAGATGTAACAATCGATCGTAGTAGTATTTTTGACAGTAAACTTGTCATTGCGCTTTTCGTTTTATTAAGTGCTCTGATGCTTGTAATTCTACTCATTCTTTTTATCTATCTAAAAAATAAAAAGAAAAGAAAAAAAGCAGCACAACGCAGAAGAATCGCTCAACAAAGAAAAAAAAGAAAGAAAAAAAAACCATCTGATATTGAGTAA
- a CDS encoding WxL domain-containing protein, giving the protein MKKLVIASLSLGVLGLVGAPFASAADLETKGTTGQVEFTEGKITIEDGESTFGGGLPSNLDFGKHAIQNEADEEWSATTDGTTVTTGSLNVSDKRGSSAGWTIKAKQNAQFSINSVELEAAALTIKTGDATNVGGVLPTVGAINVDKELPINADVDFFGAKVNTGAGDSHLALNEFRLAVPATSEKRMGVYKTSITWTLSDTPVN; this is encoded by the coding sequence ATGAAAAAATTAGTAATTGCAAGTTTATCATTAGGAGTTTTAGGATTAGTAGGTGCTCCTTTCGCATCAGCTGCAGATTTAGAAACAAAAGGAACTACTGGTCAAGTTGAATTTACTGAAGGTAAAATTACCATCGAAGATGGTGAAAGTACTTTTGGTGGTGGATTACCATCAAATTTAGATTTTGGTAAACATGCAATCCAAAATGAAGCAGATGAAGAATGGTCTGCTACAACAGATGGAACAACTGTTACTACTGGTTCATTAAATGTTTCAGACAAACGCGGTTCTTCAGCTGGTTGGACTATTAAAGCTAAGCAAAATGCACAATTTAGCATTAATTCTGTAGAATTAGAAGCTGCTGCTCTAACAATTAAAACTGGCGATGCTACTAACGTAGGTGGCGTTTTGCCAACTGTTGGTGCCATTAATGTTGATAAAGAATTACCTATCAATGCTGATGTGGACTTCTTTGGAGCTAAAGTTAACACTGGCGCTGGAGATTCACACTTAGCATTAAATGAATTTAGATTAGCTGTACCTGCTACTTCTGAAAAAAGAATGGGTGTTTACAAAACTTCTATCACTTGGACTTTATCAGATACACCTGTAAACTAA
- a CDS encoding acyltransferase family protein: protein MISSIKQHRNRNLDLLRILSMFMIVLLHSQTFGIFHYGLPSGIQLFTLYLFRNLAIVASNCYVLISGYFLIKKGFKRKKIAYFAFEVSFYSAFIYLMIVLFTPLTFSIQDFFHWIFVLFWGNYWFATLYLVLYLLSPFLNLFLNQLTQKQFQQVLIGSIAIFSFWATFSHLPILGMNEGYSISTFLLLYTLGAYFQLYQLPFKWKSGWYLFHYFNIAVGLTVYFFLIDYKDWMTDYHSPFVLLSSVLLFLFFKETHFKKTWGNKIIPFIFGIYLIHEHPLIRTLLWEEWIPIHQIIQQPLMNLILLGLSTLIFIVCLLLSFPLHKLSKRIFEILLTKLN from the coding sequence ATGATATCTTCTATTAAACAACATCGCAATCGTAACCTCGATTTATTACGTATTCTTTCGATGTTTATGATTGTCTTGTTACACTCACAAACTTTCGGCATTTTCCATTATGGTTTGCCCTCAGGAATTCAGTTATTTACATTGTATTTATTTCGAAATTTAGCCATTGTCGCTTCAAATTGTTATGTTTTAATCAGTGGCTATTTTTTAATAAAAAAAGGATTTAAACGTAAAAAAATAGCGTACTTTGCATTTGAAGTGAGCTTTTATTCAGCTTTTATTTATTTGATGATTGTTCTCTTTACGCCACTTACCTTTTCAATCCAAGATTTCTTTCATTGGATATTCGTTCTTTTTTGGGGAAATTACTGGTTTGCAACCTTATACCTTGTGTTGTATCTTCTTTCTCCTTTTTTAAATTTATTTTTAAACCAACTAACTCAAAAGCAATTTCAACAGGTACTAATAGGAAGCATTGCAATTTTTTCATTCTGGGCTACATTTTCTCACTTACCGATTTTAGGGATGAATGAAGGCTATAGTATCTCAACTTTCCTCTTACTTTATACTTTAGGCGCATATTTCCAATTGTATCAATTGCCTTTCAAATGGAAGTCTGGTTGGTATCTATTCCATTATTTTAATATTGCAGTAGGATTAACAGTGTATTTCTTTTTAATTGACTACAAAGATTGGATGACTGACTACCATTCCCCTTTTGTTTTACTTTCTTCCGTATTGCTTTTCCTTTTCTTTAAAGAAACTCATTTTAAGAAAACTTGGGGAAATAAAATAATCCCTTTTATCTTTGGTATTTACTTAATTCACGAACATCCTTTGATTCGCACCCTTTTATGGGAAGAATGGATTCCTATTCATCAAATTATTCAACAACCATTAATGAATCTTATTTTATTAGGATTAAGTACGCTTATTTTTATTGTTTGCTTACTCCTTTCATTCCCCCTTCATAAACTTAGTAAAAGGATATTTGAGATCTTACTGACCAAATTAAATTAA
- a CDS encoding collagen binding domain-containing protein: protein MKKKIFVLLMLSLCFILSFAIIRNYVNAIDRDTVEKNYQNYQFSKFIDDISFKNNEISKEYRLSDMVKLQYTWSLTDQKKGDELVYTIPKEMYIVNDLNFSLLTNKGEKIGEIYLFSETNQLKIKFTDPDNLMETKNKMKGIFYFTVKLSPESWNKVNEKTIEFPMGENEKKLTIKIKKEDTPLKNELINGWGMYNKQEKLVDWNLRINYAEKVMPDASIKIMIGNKNEIDTDSFQLFEIKNNDLVKTSKEIKQSVVDGKLILSIKDVTKPYLIAFKASNSTNQATLSATLSNYSNQLAETGELTAFYPTGASILNDAS, encoded by the coding sequence ATGAAAAAAAAGATTTTTGTTTTACTAATGTTAAGCCTATGCTTTATCCTTTCATTTGCTATTATTCGAAATTACGTAAATGCAATCGACCGCGATACGGTTGAAAAAAATTACCAAAACTACCAATTTTCAAAATTCATTGACGATATCAGCTTTAAAAACAACGAAATAAGTAAAGAGTATCGTTTATCAGACATGGTGAAATTACAATATACTTGGAGCCTAACTGACCAGAAAAAAGGAGATGAGTTAGTTTACACTATTCCTAAAGAAATGTATATTGTCAACGATTTAAATTTCAGTTTGCTTACAAATAAGGGAGAAAAAATTGGTGAAATTTATTTATTTAGTGAAACAAATCAATTAAAAATCAAATTCACAGATCCTGATAACTTGATGGAAACTAAGAATAAAATGAAAGGAATTTTCTACTTTACCGTTAAGCTATCTCCTGAGTCTTGGAATAAAGTCAACGAAAAAACAATTGAATTTCCTATGGGAGAAAACGAAAAAAAATTAACAATTAAAATCAAAAAAGAAGATACTCCTCTTAAAAACGAGTTGATAAACGGTTGGGGCATGTACAATAAACAAGAAAAATTAGTCGATTGGAATCTTCGGATCAATTATGCTGAAAAAGTAATGCCCGACGCTTCGATTAAGATTATGATCGGCAACAAAAATGAAATTGATACTGATAGTTTCCAATTATTTGAAATTAAAAACAATGATTTAGTTAAAACATCCAAAGAAATCAAACAATCGGTTGTTGATGGTAAACTTATACTATCTATTAAAGACGTAACAAAACCTTATCTAATTGCTTTTAAAGCAAGCAACAGCACTAACCAAGCAACCTTATCTGCTACACTTTCAAATTATTCTAATCAACTTGCTGAAACTGGAGAATTAACTGCTTTTTATCCGACCGGTGCTAGCATTTTAAACGACGCTTCATGA
- the pgaC gene encoding poly-beta-1,6-N-acetyl-D-glucosamine synthase produces MIYLLFFYPIFMSLIWIVFSIVFFIKSEVSFKKKTTSKPFISILIPCYNEEAHIDKTINQLLTTIDYPNYEIITINDGSSDNTLKHLINLTNQYQNIRVCNVETNLGKAHALIQGAIFSKAEFLLCLDADATVDKHALHAMVQNFLGKSNQDVGAVTGNPIVKNRKTFIGKIQTVEFLSIIGLIKRAQSIFGTLNTVSGVCVMFRKGALLDVGWWDQECITEDISITWRLQRKHWRILFEPDAVCWMLVPEKLSSLFKQRLRWSQGGIEVLLKNADIFLERQFNFGLIVLYLEQLSSIIWSILWYSLLPVILAKGIIFRDIQMITLILTVIITVFSIFQYLLSIFINLKYDFKLLGTSFFAIWYILLYWVINPITLLIAIPYGIRTYLKGGQAVWESPDRGGGNG; encoded by the coding sequence ATGATTTATCTACTGTTCTTTTACCCTATTTTTATGAGTTTAATTTGGATTGTTTTTTCGATTGTTTTTTTTATCAAAAGTGAAGTTAGTTTTAAAAAGAAGACTACTTCTAAGCCATTTATATCTATTTTAATCCCTTGCTACAATGAGGAGGCACATATTGATAAGACGATCAATCAATTATTAACTACCATTGACTATCCAAACTACGAGATTATCACGATCAACGATGGCTCTTCTGACAATACATTGAAACATTTAATCAATTTAACGAATCAGTATCAAAATATTCGTGTTTGTAATGTTGAAACCAATTTAGGAAAAGCACATGCCTTGATTCAAGGAGCTATTTTTAGCAAAGCTGAATTTTTACTTTGTTTAGATGCTGATGCAACAGTTGATAAACATGCACTTCACGCAATGGTTCAAAATTTTTTAGGGAAATCGAATCAGGATGTTGGTGCTGTGACGGGAAATCCTATTGTCAAAAATCGAAAAACATTTATTGGAAAAATCCAAACCGTAGAATTTCTTTCAATTATTGGTCTTATTAAGCGAGCACAATCAATTTTTGGTACGTTAAATACCGTTTCGGGTGTCTGTGTCATGTTTCGTAAAGGAGCATTGCTTGATGTTGGTTGGTGGGATCAAGAATGCATTACTGAAGATATTTCCATTACTTGGCGATTGCAGCGTAAACATTGGCGGATTCTATTTGAACCAGATGCCGTTTGTTGGATGCTTGTTCCAGAAAAACTAAGCAGCCTGTTTAAACAACGACTTCGTTGGTCTCAAGGTGGAATTGAAGTGCTATTGAAAAATGCGGATATCTTTTTAGAGCGTCAGTTTAATTTTGGTTTGATTGTGTTGTATTTAGAGCAACTTTCCAGCATTATTTGGTCGATTTTATGGTATAGCTTATTACCTGTTATTTTGGCAAAAGGGATTATTTTTCGAGATATTCAAATGATTACATTGATTTTAACTGTGATTATTACTGTATTCTCTATTTTTCAATACCTATTGTCGATTTTTATTAATTTGAAGTATGATTTTAAACTGTTAGGAACCTCTTTTTTTGCTATTTGGTACATTTTATTGTATTGGGTTATTAATCCGATTACGTTGTTAATCGCCATTCCGTACGGGATTCGAACGTACTTGAAAGGTGGACAAGCAGTTTGGGAAAGTCCTGACCGAGGAGGTGGAAATGGATGA
- a CDS encoding deoxyguanosinetriphosphate triphosphohydrolase, whose translation MNWDQLLDDERRRKTNVNYAKSKDVRSAFENDYQRIVMSASFRRLQDKTQVFPLEKSDFIRTRLTHSIEVSTIAKSMGSMVAYHLLETGLDPELTKEHAEKIPEVLSCAGLLHDMGNPPFGHFGEESIREWFQLNMDQLAYGDHFISDILEPQMQQDFFNFEGNAQVLRVVSKLHYQFDDYGMNLTYATLNSIMKYPVSSLEISKKEIRSKKMGYFYADQELFEDVTNSTGARSKRHPLTYLLEVADDIAYLNADLEDGMKKGIVTVAQMLEEFEAVEEPNRVTATVHQELIKRSERYKDHDDSFTGQQWIASSLRGQLINRSLEVFYEHYFEIMEGTFNESLIDASEAKQLVQILQQLSRKYLYQDKGVLETELAGSEIISSLLDMFVPAAIYYDSKNSHLETMKSKRLMALISDNYIGCYFKNAEGQDDTTKLYLRLLLITDFICGMTDSYAKDLYQKLHGLN comes from the coding sequence ATGAATTGGGATCAACTATTAGATGACGAGCGTCGTAGAAAAACGAACGTCAATTACGCAAAGTCAAAAGATGTGCGAAGCGCATTTGAAAATGATTATCAACGAATTGTAATGAGTGCTTCATTTAGACGATTGCAAGATAAAACACAAGTATTCCCTTTAGAAAAAAGTGATTTCATACGGACTCGATTAACACATTCAATAGAAGTTTCAACGATTGCGAAGTCAATGGGAAGTATGGTAGCTTATCACTTATTAGAAACAGGGTTAGATCCAGAACTCACAAAAGAACATGCTGAAAAGATACCGGAAGTACTATCTTGTGCAGGTTTATTGCATGATATGGGCAATCCGCCATTTGGTCATTTTGGTGAAGAATCAATTCGAGAATGGTTCCAGTTAAATATGGATCAATTAGCTTATGGAGATCATTTTATTTCAGATATTTTAGAGCCACAAATGCAACAAGATTTTTTCAACTTTGAAGGGAATGCACAAGTGCTACGAGTAGTTTCTAAGTTGCACTATCAATTCGATGATTATGGTATGAATTTAACCTATGCAACCTTGAACAGTATTATGAAGTACCCAGTTTCTTCGTTAGAGATTTCTAAAAAAGAGATAAGAAGTAAAAAAATGGGGTATTTTTATGCAGATCAAGAATTGTTTGAAGATGTGACGAATTCAACAGGTGCTAGAAGTAAAAGACACCCATTAACTTATTTGCTAGAAGTAGCAGATGATATTGCATATTTAAATGCAGATTTAGAAGACGGCATGAAAAAAGGAATCGTAACAGTTGCTCAAATGTTAGAAGAGTTCGAAGCGGTAGAAGAGCCTAACAGAGTGACCGCTACTGTTCACCAAGAACTTATTAAGCGAAGCGAACGTTATAAGGATCATGACGACAGTTTTACTGGTCAGCAGTGGATTGCATCAAGTCTAAGAGGTCAACTGATTAATCGTTCATTGGAAGTTTTTTATGAGCATTATTTTGAAATTATGGAAGGTACCTTTAATGAGTCATTAATAGATGCTTCGGAAGCAAAACAACTTGTTCAAATTTTACAGCAGTTATCAAGAAAGTATCTTTACCAAGATAAAGGAGTACTGGAAACAGAGTTAGCAGGAAGTGAAATCATTAGCTCGCTATTAGATATGTTTGTACCAGCAGCGATTTATTATGATAGCAAAAATAGTCATTTGGAAACAATGAAAAGCAAACGATTAATGGCGTTGATTTCAGATAACTATATTGGTTGTTACTTCAAAAATGCGGAAGGGCAAGATGATACGACTAAACTGTATTTGCGCCTGCTACTGATTACCGACTTTATTTGTGGGATGACGGATAGTTATGCAAAAGACTTGTATCAAAAATTACATGGATTAAATTAA
- a CDS encoding pectate lyase-like adhesive domain-containing protein, with product MKKIHLRKGFTKVALIAMLATTAGAVLAQQAAQAEGVATEEVVKVEGATVVTNFAELKAALKNASVTAIEVADNIEFTGAITGVPMRDIQMYSNPGVTINLNKYYISAAISSKNSATFTLTGADVSVTKRSLGTFFKGCLGWDFVSKDNVFNGETFVQLDKGTLTFEGENSFDTEDEIGWVKNVVFAENSKVTGVASNSVHDRAAFKFKVADGQAIVKNGAVVDLEVKNKLHPVFGGYINKIMVEDNASVKIVAEGPVATMTKSLKGEVAEINAGSKAVVDFQSTSATKQTLTLPKGGSQVNLSRGATFNVVGAAKTGVISSATDTAFNIDRSKSVVIENTNLAAPLFTKTSLKTTVAIDKPSRVRVYDRQGAVQTTWNIKGSSFSVNKGATASVDSSNADFVANLKMQDYSKFELLSATN from the coding sequence GTGAAAAAGATTCATTTGAGAAAAGGATTTACAAAAGTAGCATTGATTGCAATGCTAGCAACAACTGCAGGGGCAGTGTTAGCGCAACAAGCAGCACAAGCAGAGGGCGTAGCAACTGAAGAGGTTGTTAAAGTTGAAGGTGCAACAGTTGTAACCAATTTTGCTGAACTAAAAGCAGCTTTAAAAAATGCTTCAGTTACAGCAATTGAAGTTGCAGATAATATTGAATTTACAGGAGCAATTACAGGTGTTCCAATGCGTGATATTCAGATGTATTCAAATCCAGGAGTGACCATCAATTTAAACAAGTATTACATCTCAGCAGCAATTTCTTCAAAAAATTCAGCAACATTTACGTTAACAGGAGCAGATGTTAGTGTAACAAAACGCTCATTAGGAACATTCTTTAAAGGATGTCTTGGCTGGGATTTCGTGTCAAAAGATAATGTTTTTAATGGAGAAACATTTGTTCAATTAGACAAAGGAACTTTGACATTCGAAGGCGAAAATTCATTTGATACAGAAGATGAAATTGGTTGGGTAAAAAATGTAGTTTTTGCTGAAAACTCTAAAGTAACAGGTGTGGCATCAAACAGTGTACATGACCGTGCTGCCTTCAAATTTAAAGTAGCAGATGGACAAGCAATTGTAAAAAATGGTGCAGTTGTTGATTTAGAAGTAAAAAACAAACTTCACCCTGTATTTGGCGGTTACATCAATAAAATTATGGTTGAAGACAATGCTTCAGTTAAAATTGTAGCAGAAGGTCCTGTAGCAACAATGACAAAATCTCTTAAAGGCGAAGTAGCAGAAATTAATGCAGGTTCAAAAGCAGTTGTCGATTTCCAATCAACAAGTGCTACAAAACAAACGTTAACTTTACCAAAAGGTGGATCACAAGTGAACCTTTCTAGAGGTGCAACATTCAATGTTGTGGGTGCAGCTAAAACTGGCGTCATTTCAAGTGCAACGGATACAGCGTTCAACATTGATCGTTCTAAATCAGTTGTGATTGAAAATACTAATCTTGCAGCACCACTATTTACAAAAACATCATTGAAAACAACTGTAGCAATTGATAAACCAAGTAGAGTACGTGTTTACGACCGTCAAGGTGCCGTACAAACAACATGGAATATCAAAGGTTCATCATTTAGTGTTAATAAAGGTGCAACGGCTTCTGTAGATTCAAGCAATGCTGATTTTGTTGCAAACTTAAAAATGCAAGATTACAGTAAATTTGAATTATTATCAGCAACAAACTAG
- a CDS encoding VOC family protein, which produces MITNIGQIMLYVEDQKAVAEFWVNKIGFIILAEEKADNGFYWIEIAPTKEATTSLVLHNKEMIAKMQPELNLATPSLLFDSFNLDETYQQFKEKGVTVGELVSMPGRRAFNFSDNEGNYFAIQET; this is translated from the coding sequence ATGATTACGAATATTGGTCAAATAATGCTTTACGTTGAAGATCAAAAAGCAGTTGCTGAATTTTGGGTAAACAAAATTGGGTTTATTATCTTAGCAGAGGAAAAAGCAGATAATGGCTTTTATTGGATTGAAATTGCGCCTACAAAAGAAGCAACCACAAGCTTAGTGCTACACAATAAGGAAATGATTGCAAAAATGCAACCTGAACTAAACTTAGCGACTCCTTCTCTACTATTTGATTCGTTTAATCTTGATGAGACCTATCAACAGTTTAAAGAAAAGGGTGTTACTGTAGGTGAGTTGGTTTCAATGCCTGGGCGCCGTGCGTTTAACTTTTCTGATAACGAAGGCAATTATTTTGCAATTCAAGAGACGTAA
- a CDS encoding GGDEF domain-containing protein: protein MFTIFKVIISDFSILITASYLFSKLTKKGVNSELKFFKKIQFGIYSGITGILLLVFSIFFNNEFMIDLRLVPIVICSFWVGGISPFVASVIIGSGRYFYDFSDKGFRFFILYLLIGISQIFISHLFKEYSPAKRLFLIFATIQIPVILNFLSYSGNSWANWLLILASVSYNTIGIILNNQFLKDMEDRKVSYQKLEKASTIDYLTKIPNRFSFDNQLKKDLSEQESTILFLLDINNFKKINDLYGHATGDEVLIHFSAILNEHPQINSRIYRLGGDEFAILLPKRDLHASIEDFRFLIKSLIQENPYVEEGYELIPLSTSVGIGVSDVESNSGLLYISADKDLYHDKAQHKI from the coding sequence ATGTTTACTATTTTTAAAGTTATCATCTCAGACTTTTCAATCTTAATAACTGCTTCTTATCTTTTTTCAAAGTTAACTAAAAAAGGTGTTAATTCTGAACTAAAATTTTTTAAGAAAATCCAATTTGGTATCTATAGTGGTATTACCGGAATTTTATTACTAGTTTTTTCAATCTTCTTTAATAATGAATTTATGATTGACTTGCGCCTAGTTCCAATTGTAATATGTAGTTTTTGGGTAGGAGGAATTTCTCCTTTTGTAGCCAGTGTCATTATTGGATCTGGTCGTTATTTTTATGATTTTTCTGATAAAGGTTTTCGTTTTTTTATTTTGTATCTCTTAATTGGCATTAGCCAAATTTTTATTAGTCATTTATTTAAAGAGTATTCTCCAGCTAAACGACTCTTCTTAATTTTTGCTACTATTCAAATACCTGTTATTTTAAACTTTCTTTCCTACTCAGGTAATTCTTGGGCTAATTGGCTGCTTATTCTTGCTTCGGTCAGCTACAATACCATTGGAATTATTCTGAACAATCAATTTTTAAAAGATATGGAAGATCGAAAAGTATCCTATCAAAAATTGGAAAAAGCTTCTACTATTGACTATTTAACTAAAATTCCAAATCGCTTTTCTTTTGATAATCAATTAAAAAAAGATTTAAGTGAACAAGAATCGACTATTTTATTTCTTTTAGATATTAATAACTTTAAAAAAATCAATGATCTCTATGGCCATGCGACTGGGGATGAAGTTTTAATTCATTTTTCAGCAATTTTAAATGAACATCCACAAATTAATAGTCGTATTTATCGTCTAGGTGGCGATGAGTTTGCGATTTTACTTCCCAAACGTGATCTTCACGCTTCAATTGAAGATTTTCGTTTCTTAATCAAATCATTGATACAAGAGAACCCTTATGTTGAAGAGGGGTATGAATTAATTCCTTTATCTACTTCAGTTGGAATCGGTGTATCTGATGTGGAAAGTAACAGCGGTTTGTTGTATATTTCTGCAGATAAAGACTTGTATCATGACAAAGCACAACATAAAATTTAA
- a CDS encoding YaiI/YqxD family protein has product MTIFIDGDACPVKSIIIDEGTEQHFQITIVTSISHFSTVQQPPNVNTIYVDNGAEAADYRIMQLVKKDDVLITQDYGLASLALAKGCIVLHHTGFQYTMDNIDQLLQSRYLSAMVRKSGKRTKGPKPFTKEDASNFRENFLVILSRQSNN; this is encoded by the coding sequence TTGACTATTTTTATCGACGGCGACGCTTGTCCAGTCAAATCTATTATTATTGACGAAGGAACTGAACAACATTTTCAAATTACTATTGTCACTAGTATTTCTCATTTTTCAACCGTTCAACAACCACCTAATGTCAATACAATTTATGTAGACAACGGGGCTGAAGCTGCTGATTATCGGATTATGCAACTTGTAAAAAAAGACGATGTACTCATCACGCAAGACTACGGCTTAGCTTCATTAGCCTTAGCTAAAGGATGTATCGTTCTACACCATACCGGATTTCAATATACCATGGACAACATCGATCAGTTATTACAATCTCGTTATTTAAGTGCAATGGTTCGAAAAAGTGGCAAGCGAACCAAAGGACCTAAACCTTTTACGAAAGAAGATGCTTCGAATTTCAGAGAAAACTTCTTGGTTATTTTATCAAGACAATCAAATAACTAG
- a CDS encoding 3D domain-containing protein, producing the protein MNFKKTVVTTVAALSLAVTGLYVTANQADAAALPNGNWQIEKNDTLSHVSEKTGVSVQTLITNNNNINPLTLQIGSELIINGGSLTSTPAVATTPVVEETTTEATTVAQAPVATGVAAGTFNASYYTAFDGSQSGVTANGTDVRGGQTTTADGYRIIAADPSVLPLNTIVSITTSNGESFMAKVCDTGGAIKGNKIDILVGSPSEALSLGRSVATISIVK; encoded by the coding sequence ATGAATTTCAAGAAAACAGTAGTAACGACGGTAGCAGCATTAAGCTTGGCAGTAACAGGTTTATATGTAACAGCAAATCAAGCAGACGCAGCAGCACTTCCTAATGGCAACTGGCAAATCGAAAAGAATGATACTTTATCTCATGTTAGCGAAAAAACAGGAGTATCTGTTCAAACTTTAATCACTAATAACAACAACATTAACCCATTAACTTTACAAATTGGTTCTGAATTAATCATAAACGGTGGGAGTCTTACTTCAACACCTGCAGTTGCAACTACTCCTGTGGTAGAAGAAACTACTACTGAAGCAACAACTGTCGCACAAGCGCCGGTAGCAACAGGTGTTGCTGCAGGAACATTTAATGCAAGTTATTATACTGCATTTGATGGTTCACAATCAGGCGTTACGGCGAATGGTACGGATGTACGTGGCGGACAAACAACAACTGCTGATGGTTACCGTATTATCGCAGCTGATCCAAGCGTATTACCATTAAACACAATTGTATCAATTACAACAAGCAATGGCGAAAGCTTTATGGCTAAAGTGTGTGATACAGGTGGTGCTATCAAAGGAAATAAAATCGATATTTTAGTTGGATCACCTTCTGAAGCGTTAAGCTTAGGACGTTCAGTAGCAACGATTTCAATCGTAAAATAA